One Triticum aestivum cultivar Chinese Spring unplaced genomic scaffold, IWGSC CS RefSeq v2.1 scaffold27904, whole genome shotgun sequence DNA segment encodes these proteins:
- the LOC123172098 gene encoding protein FAM193B, which translates to RRCPQIDPQILRALHHHRRRPPPSHRRRTPSNRSTCAVAPNHARAAAPSTELTAAANHSRSKPAAALHPDHCRPPSQPLQSGATEPPLQTTSGDHPPPPNVFPHHHPSRELPPRPGLLPTSFTREPSGDPSSTSSTPGSGASTLLASSSAFPWTALPSLLPCSNHENLTGFPKIHYLMEIWMIYKLLKVCKIYY; encoded by the exons CGCCGCTGCCCCCAAATCGACCCCCAAATCCTTCgtgccctccaccaccaccgccgccgtcccCCACCATCCCACCGCCGCCGAACGCCCTCCAACCGGAGCACTTGCGCCGTCGCCCCAAACCACGCCAGAGCGGCGGCGCCAAGCACCGAATTGACCGCAGCCGCCAACCACTCCAGATCCAAGCCGGCGGCCGCCCTCCACCCAGACCACTGCCGTCCCCCTTCCCAACCACTCCAGAGCGGCGCCACCGAGCCGCCACTCCAGACCACAAGCGGCGACCACCCTCCTCCGCCGAATGTCTTCCCTCACCACCACCCATCTCGCGAGCTTCCTCCCCGACCAGGCCTCCTCCCCACAAGCTTCACCAGAGAACCTAGCGGGGACCCCTCCTCTACGTCCTCTACCCCAGGCAGCGGAGCGTCGACCCTCCTCGCGAGCAGCTCTGCCTTTCCCTGGACAGCGCTGCCTTCTCTACTTCCTTGCTCCAACCACGAGAATTTGACAG GTTTCCCAAAGATACACTACTTGATGGAGATTTGGATGATCTACAAGCTGCTGAAGGTTTGCAAGATCTACTATTAA